Part of the Tolypothrix sp. PCC 7910 genome, GGATATGGATATAGTGGATTTTGGAACGGCTGGAATGGAGAATCTGCTTATATATGGCGTGCGGCTCCTTGGACTCCTACACATCCTCACAATGGCTTTTTAGAGCTATGGCTTAATTTAGGTTTATTAGGACTAGTAATATTCTTAATTGGCTTTGGCATTAATTACTTTAAAGCCCTAGCTTTTGTGCGTCTTACCAGAAAAACAGAAGACTTTTTTCCTGTCATACATATGACTTCTTTAGTGCTAATTAATTTAACAGAAACAGCATTACTAGAATCTGATAATCTTAACTGGATTATTTACATAGCATTATCTTCTGCAATTAGTATGCAAGTACATGAACAGATGAAGAAAAAAGTTAGCCGTAGCCTCAATCAAAAGCAGCAAAGTTACTTAATTCAGGGGTAATGAGCAAAATGCACATACTAATGATAGGAGCTAGCCCAGAACAGAATGGAGGCATCGCAACTGTTGAAAAGTTAATCATTAAGTCTATGAATGCTGATATTAAAATTCAGCATATTACTAGCCATGATGAAGGCTCCATCATACACAGACTGATGGTATTTATTAAAGCTTTGCTCAAGTTAATTTGGTGTCTGTCAATTCAAAAAATTGCCCTTGTACACATTCATCTTTCCGATGGTGGTAGTGTTTTACGCAAAGCAATTTTGCTAATTGTGGCTGCAATATTCGGTAAGCCTGTATTAATGCACGCTCATGGGGCAGAATTTCATGTAACTTACAGTAAGTTACCAGTATGGGCAAAGAAAAGTGTCAGTTGGATATTTCGTCAAAGCCAAGGATTTATTGTCCTCTCCAATACTTGGAAAGACTATTATGTTAGCAACCTGGGATTAAATCCAAAACAAGTAATCGTGATGCCTAATCCCACAGAAATACCTGCTCAAATTCCTAATCGTACCAACTCTAGTCAACTGAAATTGGTTTTTTGTGGCCGGGTGGGTCAGCGTAAAGGAGCATTTGACTTAATTGAAGCGTTTGCTAAATTGCCTGATAGCCAAAAAGCTTACACCCAGTTGATTTTGGCAGGAGACGGGGAGATTAGCAAAGCACAAGATTTAGCTGCTAGCCTCAACCTCAAAGAGAAGGTAACTTTTTTGGGTTGGATTAATGCCACACAAATGAATCAGCTATTATCTCAAGCAAATATATTTGTGTTGCCTTCTTATAACGAAGGTCTACCTATGGCCATTTTAGAAGCTATGGGCTGGGGTTTACCTATAATTGCCACACCTGTTGGTGGTATACCTGAATTAATTTTTCAAAAACAAAATGGTCTTTTAGTTACCCCAGGAAATATTCTAGAGTTATCGCAAGCAATAAAGTTATTAATTTCAGATGGAAGTTTACGAATTTCTCTAGGAAATGTTGCCAGGAGTAACGTTGAGAAATTTGACATTAGGAATTATTGCCATCATTTAGCCCAAATTTATTATTCAATATCAAACTTTGATGTAACTGAGGAAATACTAAATGAGAATTAATATTTGTGGTGTAGAAATAGATAAATACAATTTTGATGAAGTTACTGAACAAATTATCAATCATGCAAGTTCTAGGAGTCAGCCCGAATACGTGGTGACTCCAAATGCTATGCACATTTTAACTTTACAAAAAGATAGCCATTTTCGAGAGATTTATCACCAAGCTTTTTTAGTAGTACCAGATGGTGTATCTCTTTTATGGGCAGCTAAATTTTTGCAGACTCCTTTGAATGGGAGAGTTAACGGCACAGATTTGTTTGAAAAGCTTTGTGCTGTTGCAGCAGAGAGAAGGTTAAAGATATTTTTGTTAGGTGGTCGTCCTGGAGCAGCGGATCAAGCCAAGCAAAAGCTCAAAGGTAGACATCCAAATTTGTCAATTGTAGGTACTTATTGTCCTCCTTATGGCTTTGAAAACCAGCCAGAAGAATTAGCAGCAATTAATTCCAAAATTAAATCTGCATCTCCTGATATTCTTTTTGTGGGCTTAGGAGCCCCCAAGCAAGAGAAATGGATCGCGCACAATTATCAAGAGTTAGAAGTACCAATTTCTATTGGTATTGGCGTTAGCTTTGAGCTAGTTGCTGATATGGTAAGAAGAGCGCCAGTTTGGATGCAAAAGACAGGTTTAGAATGGTTGTTTCGTTTGATAGTTGAACCTAGTCGCTTGTGGAAGCGATATATCCTTGGTAATCCTACATTTATTTGGCTGGTATTAAAGCAGCGCGTTCAGACATTAATGTTTAACTAAGAAACTAATTATCAATAAATAATCAGAGGGGAGAACAGTGAAAATTAGTATTGGTATACTTGCTTATAATGAAGCTAATTGTATTAGCACCACACTGCAATCTTTATTTGCACAGAGTGTATTTCAAGAAGCTGATAGCAACACAGCAATTGAAGTTGTGGTAGTACCCAATGGTTGTACTGATGAGACAGCAGCGATCGCTCGTACAACATTACAAAATTTAGTGCAGTCTACCACTAATCCTTCGGTATCGTGGAATGTCTGCGAAGTCAAAGAGCCTGGCAAGCCGAATGCTTGGAATAATTACGTCCATAATTTTTCTGATCCTGGCGCAGATTACATATTTTTGATGGATGCTGATATTCAGTTTCTTGCTCCCACTACTCTGCATTCAATGGTGGAAGCGCTGGAAGTCAATGCCAATGCTTGGGTATCTGTAGATACATTAGTTAAAGATGTAGCTTTGAAGGAGAAGAAAAGCTTAATAGAAAAGTTGTCTCTTTCAGTGTCTAAAGTATCAGGAGCTAAATCAGTCTGGATTTGCGGGCAGCTTTATTGTGCCAGGGCTGCAGTATTACATAGAATTTGGATGCCTAAAGGTATTGAGGTTGAAGACGGTTTCTTGTGGAAAATGGTTGTTACCAATTTATTAACTTCCCCAGAAGTACCAGAACGGGTAGTGCGGGCTGAATCTGCCTCTCATATATTTGAAGCTTATACTGACATTCGTCGTTTACTCCGACATGAGCAATGGTTGATTTTAGCTAACACAATCAACACATTGATTTATGAGGATTTACAGGCAAGCTGCAATCAGCAGCAAGATGCTGGTGCAATCATTAAGTCTCGCAACGAGCAAGATCCATTATGGGTAAGCAAGTTGATTCAATCAAACGTTTCCCAAAAAAGCGGCTGGGTAATTCCCGCATGGTTGCTGTTACGTCGATTTAATAGCTTGCTGCAATTATCCTTACATAAAGCAGTATTATTTTTACCTGTAGCAGTCACAGCATTTTGTGTAGACTTACTAGTTTGTTTGCAAGCCAATGATAGATTACACAAGTGGGAACAATACAGTTCCAATAAGGCTTGAATTGAACGAGTAACAGTGATCAACTGTTTTCCCTAGGACGGATGAAAATGTTTTGTTAAGGGTTAAGAGTCAATAGTCAAGAACCAAAGGTCAAAAGGCGCATCTTCGTTTTTCCCAGTCCCTATTTTCAAATCAATCAACTTAACTCACACCAGAGGATGATGCGAAATGGCAAACAATAGGATATTGAGTAGACGAGGATTCGTGTACTTAGGCTTAGGAACTGCGGCAAGTATTGGTGCTTTAACAATTAGCAAAGCAATACCCCCAAAGAAAACTATACCTGTATCTCCTTTACGAAGAGACTTCAAGGTAGTGGGACAAACTCCTTTAAAAAAGCGTGCTGCAAGTAAAGGGTTAATTTATGGAGCAGATTGCGGCACTTTAAATTTAGAAGCAGACCCAGAGTTGGCAAAGCTTTTAGTTAGAGAATGTTCAATGTTAGTGGCAGGATTTCTGAAGTGGGATTTACTGCGTCCCACAGCAGATAGTTTTGATTTTAAGAGGGGTGATTGGTTCGCAAAATTTGCACGCAATAATCAGATGTTATTGCGCGGACACACCTTAGTATGGTATCAGTCCTTACCTTCTTGGTTTAAAGAAACAGTTAATAAGCAAAATGCCAAGCAGTTTTTGACGCAACATATTCAAAAGGTTGTAGGTCATTATGCTGGGCAAATGCACTCTTGGGATGTAGTTAATGAAGCGATCGCAGTCGAAGATGGATACTCTAGAGGTTTGCGGAAGAATCCTTGGTTAGAGTTTTTGGGGCCAGATTACATTGAAATGGCTTTTCGGATTGCTGCTGAGGCAGACCCCAAAGCTTTATTAGTTTATAACGACTATGGACTGGAGTATGACAATCCTGAAGATGAAGCCAAAAGAAATGCGGTTTTAAAGTTACTCGAGCATTTAAAATCTAGAGAAGTTCCAATTCATGCCTTTGGCATTCAATCTCATCTTGTAGGACATGAAACTCGCTTTAATCCTCAAAAATTACAAAATTTCTTGAGGAAAGTTGCTGACTTGGGTCTCAAAATTATGGTGACAGAGATGGATGTCATAGACCAAGAATTACCAGAGGATGTGGCTGTTCGCGATCGCCTAGTTGCTGCTGCTTATGAAGATTACCTGGGTGCAGTCTTAGAGGTAAAA contains:
- a CDS encoding glycosyltransferase family 4 protein: MHILMIGASPEQNGGIATVEKLIIKSMNADIKIQHITSHDEGSIIHRLMVFIKALLKLIWCLSIQKIALVHIHLSDGGSVLRKAILLIVAAIFGKPVLMHAHGAEFHVTYSKLPVWAKKSVSWIFRQSQGFIVLSNTWKDYYVSNLGLNPKQVIVMPNPTEIPAQIPNRTNSSQLKLVFCGRVGQRKGAFDLIEAFAKLPDSQKAYTQLILAGDGEISKAQDLAASLNLKEKVTFLGWINATQMNQLLSQANIFVLPSYNEGLPMAILEAMGWGLPIIATPVGGIPELIFQKQNGLLVTPGNILELSQAIKLLISDGSLRISLGNVARSNVEKFDIRNYCHHLAQIYYSISNFDVTEEILNEN
- a CDS encoding WecB/TagA/CpsF family glycosyltransferase, producing the protein MRINICGVEIDKYNFDEVTEQIINHASSRSQPEYVVTPNAMHILTLQKDSHFREIYHQAFLVVPDGVSLLWAAKFLQTPLNGRVNGTDLFEKLCAVAAERRLKIFLLGGRPGAADQAKQKLKGRHPNLSIVGTYCPPYGFENQPEELAAINSKIKSASPDILFVGLGAPKQEKWIAHNYQELEVPISIGIGVSFELVADMVRRAPVWMQKTGLEWLFRLIVEPSRLWKRYILGNPTFIWLVLKQRVQTLMFN
- a CDS encoding glycosyltransferase translates to MKISIGILAYNEANCISTTLQSLFAQSVFQEADSNTAIEVVVVPNGCTDETAAIARTTLQNLVQSTTNPSVSWNVCEVKEPGKPNAWNNYVHNFSDPGADYIFLMDADIQFLAPTTLHSMVEALEVNANAWVSVDTLVKDVALKEKKSLIEKLSLSVSKVSGAKSVWICGQLYCARAAVLHRIWMPKGIEVEDGFLWKMVVTNLLTSPEVPERVVRAESASHIFEAYTDIRRLLRHEQWLILANTINTLIYEDLQASCNQQQDAGAIIKSRNEQDPLWVSKLIQSNVSQKSGWVIPAWLLLRRFNSLLQLSLHKAVLFLPVAVTAFCVDLLVCLQANDRLHKWEQYSSNKA
- a CDS encoding endo-1,4-beta-xylanase, with the translated sequence MANNRILSRRGFVYLGLGTAASIGALTISKAIPPKKTIPVSPLRRDFKVVGQTPLKKRAASKGLIYGADCGTLNLEADPELAKLLVRECSMLVAGFLKWDLLRPTADSFDFKRGDWFAKFARNNQMLLRGHTLVWYQSLPSWFKETVNKQNAKQFLTQHIQKVVGHYAGQMHSWDVVNEAIAVEDGYSRGLRKNPWLEFLGPDYIEMAFRIAAEADPKALLVYNDYGLEYDNPEDEAKRNAVLKLLEHLKSREVPIHAFGIQSHLVGHETRFNPQKLQNFLRKVADLGLKIMVTEMDVIDQELPEDVAVRDRLVAAAYEDYLGAVLEVKAVNTVTSWGLSDRYTWLSEFQARKDGAAVRPLAWDADLKPKLAWNAIARAFDNAPKR